A genomic stretch from Candidatus Melainabacteria bacterium includes:
- a CDS encoding PAS domain-containing protein: MTSVDNETSEKEEEQETPLQPVVGLSQIQDNVKELPDQLMLLYQAVESTRNGIVITDPNRPDNPIIYCNPAFAELSGFRIDQIIGRNCRFLQRDDRDQPEIAEIRKAIDAAKPITTTLRNYRKNGQVFWNELTVSPVFDSTGKLINFVGIQNDVSARKEAERRVSEFYSVISHELRTPLTSINGALRVIEDGSAGRVNASVMKMVKIALGNSDRLMRLISDILDLKKIEAGKFKLSLQKLPPVTVIDTVIETLKPLAAEQRISLVKEIHTSQSLLFDPDRVVQILNNLTTNAIKYSPAGANVILRVEKPSSDSTRFSVIDHGPGIPPDEMSKLFGRFQQLDSSDKRPKGGTGLGLFISKSLVELHGGHIGVESAPGKGSTFWFEIFN; the protein is encoded by the coding sequence GTGACCTCCGTCGATAATGAAACCAGCGAAAAAGAAGAAGAGCAAGAGACTCCATTGCAGCCAGTCGTCGGGCTGAGCCAAATTCAGGACAACGTCAAGGAGTTGCCTGACCAACTGATGCTGCTTTACCAGGCAGTGGAGTCGACCCGCAACGGCATTGTCATTACAGATCCGAACAGACCGGACAATCCAATCATCTATTGCAATCCAGCCTTTGCTGAATTGTCCGGCTTCCGCATCGACCAGATCATCGGTCGCAACTGTCGCTTTCTGCAACGCGACGATCGCGACCAGCCCGAGATCGCTGAAATTCGCAAAGCGATTGATGCAGCCAAGCCAATCACGACTACGCTACGAAACTACCGAAAAAACGGTCAGGTCTTCTGGAACGAATTGACGGTTTCTCCGGTTTTTGACTCCACGGGCAAACTAATCAATTTCGTCGGTATTCAGAATGATGTGAGCGCAAGAAAGGAAGCAGAGAGAAGGGTTTCTGAATTCTATTCAGTAATTTCTCACGAATTGCGCACGCCCCTGACTTCAATCAACGGTGCTTTGCGAGTCATCGAAGACGGCTCTGCAGGCAGGGTCAACGCCAGTGTCATGAAAATGGTCAAAATCGCCCTCGGCAATTCAGACCGGCTGATGCGACTGATAAGCGATATTCTGGACCTCAAGAAAATCGAAGCAGGCAAATTCAAACTCAGTTTGCAGAAATTGCCACCGGTGACTGTAATAGATACAGTCATCGAAACGCTGAAACCGCTTGCCGCCGAGCAGCGCATTTCCCTCGTCAAGGAAATTCACACGAGCCAATCGCTGCTTTTCGATCCGGACAGAGTCGTGCAAATTCTCAACAACCTCACCACCAACGCGATCAAATATTCGCCTGCGGGTGCCAACGTGATTTTGAGGGTAGAAAAACCTTCATCAGACAGCACTCGATTCTCCGTGATTGACCACGGACCGGGAATTCCACCAGATGAAATGAGTAAACTGTTCGGACGTTTTCAACAATTAGACTCCTCCGACAAGCGCCCCAAAGGCGGCACGGGTCTGGGCCTATTCATCAGCAAATCACTGGTCGAGTTACACGGCGGACATATCGGAGTAGAAAGTGCACCGGGCAAAGGCAGCACATTCTGGTTTGAAATATTCAATTAG
- a CDS encoding response regulator transcription factor: MAKILIVEDDRDLAQVLSVTLSSKGHSVQIADGGAVAIDYLRSFKYDLVILDWMMPEVTGIDVLKAYREKDGKAPILMLTAKAEVADKALGLDMGADDYLTKPFHPQELLARVRALLRRPHSLAALLLTAGDITLDPATCQVTRKGEEIHLRPKVFSLLEFFMRHPDQVFSSEAILERVWMDDSLASPDTVRTHIKLLRKSIGQTGESGLIKNIRNRGYMLSSSSK; encoded by the coding sequence TTGGCTAAAATACTCATAGTTGAAGACGACCGAGATTTGGCGCAGGTTTTGAGTGTCACTCTTTCCAGCAAGGGGCACTCAGTGCAGATTGCGGACGGTGGTGCCGTAGCCATCGATTACTTGCGTTCTTTCAAATATGACCTGGTTATTCTTGACTGGATGATGCCTGAAGTGACAGGCATCGACGTGCTCAAAGCCTATCGAGAGAAGGACGGCAAGGCGCCTATTTTGATGCTCACGGCTAAAGCCGAAGTCGCTGACAAAGCGCTCGGATTGGATATGGGCGCCGATGATTACTTGACCAAGCCGTTTCACCCCCAGGAGTTGCTGGCGCGAGTTCGCGCGTTGCTGCGAAGACCGCATTCGCTCGCGGCTTTGTTGCTGACGGCGGGCGATATTACTCTGGACCCCGCTACCTGTCAGGTGACACGCAAGGGTGAAGAAATACATTTGAGACCGAAAGTTTTTAGCTTACTTGAATTTTTCATGCGTCATCCAGATCAAGTATTCAGTTCGGAAGCGATACTCGAGAGAGTTTGGATGGACGACTCTCTTGCCTCACCAGATACGGTGCGCACGCACATCAAACTGCTGCGAAAATCAATCGGGCAAACCGGAGAGAGCGGTCTTATCAAAAATATCCGCAATCGAGGCTACATGCTGAGTAGTTCTTCGAAGTAG
- a CDS encoding matrixin family metalloprotease: MFQAKPQKPDGQNQFDRDGQQNKQQSMAGRASRAAQIVSVGLAITTVTALFCSPSQGYRTQARPAARPGGGVVYPEFRSNYGTIRWISDQMPIKVYIAPGLTLDSIIDPQLGAPMTNVDGRDRWPDLVADVISNPQQFQSLQVAQGYVPDHFQAAVQGINSWKAFERDGIKFQIVDDPSEADIHVFWTNHFVNKLGLGLFQNDIRGYTAKRSFPYKAIMSGKQAQFKPVVTLLRTTEGNGVTMPFVKMKASAAHEFGHALGIEGHSPYPSDLMSVYYGKGAISTNDAATIRYLYRCTPDLIP; this comes from the coding sequence ATGTTTCAAGCGAAACCTCAAAAGCCAGACGGGCAAAACCAATTCGACCGTGACGGACAACAAAACAAGCAGCAGAGCATGGCTGGAAGAGCCTCCAGGGCAGCTCAAATTGTTTCTGTTGGTCTGGCTATCACAACAGTGACAGCCCTCTTCTGCAGTCCGAGCCAGGGCTACCGAACTCAGGCCCGCCCGGCTGCGCGCCCCGGAGGTGGTGTTGTTTATCCAGAATTTCGAAGCAATTACGGCACTATCCGCTGGATTTCCGATCAAATGCCGATCAAAGTCTACATAGCGCCAGGCTTGACCCTGGACAGCATCATTGATCCTCAGCTGGGCGCACCAATGACCAATGTCGATGGTCGAGATCGCTGGCCCGATCTGGTCGCCGATGTAATTTCGAATCCACAACAGTTTCAGTCCCTGCAAGTCGCCCAGGGTTACGTTCCCGACCACTTTCAGGCCGCAGTTCAAGGCATAAATTCATGGAAAGCATTCGAGCGGGACGGCATCAAATTTCAAATCGTTGACGACCCGTCTGAAGCCGATATCCATGTGTTCTGGACCAATCATTTCGTCAATAAATTAGGGCTCGGTCTCTTCCAAAACGACATTCGCGGTTACACGGCAAAGCGAAGCTTTCCATACAAAGCAATCATGTCAGGCAAACAAGCTCAATTTAAACCAGTAGTGACACTCCTGCGGACTACGGAAGGCAACGGTGTGACCATGCCCTTCGTCAAGATGAAAGCCTCGGCAGCGCATGAATTCGGTCACGCGCTGGGCATCGAGGGGCATAGTCCTTATCCAAGCGATCTGATGAGCGTGTACTATGGAAAAGGCGCCATTTCAACCAATGATGCCGCCACGATCAGGTATCTCTACCGCTGCACACCAGATTTGATACCGTAA
- a CDS encoding MBL fold metallo-hydrolase yields the protein MADINKVVPDNAPGNFFVDSTCINCDTCRQLAPGSFADQGEHSYVFQQPVDSSDVRAATRALLCCPTGSIGTLANNEAKAVMADLPLLIEEDVYYCGFNSPKSYGGNSFFLKHPDGNWLIDSPKYLPHLVKQFQQLGGIKYLFLTHQDDVAEASRYATEFGAERIIHRSEISAQPAAETVIDGTAAIEFAPEFTIIPVPGHTRGHMVLLYKSKFLFTGDHLAYDAVSSQLVAFRRHCWYSWDEQIISMTRLAQYRFEWVLAGHGNRGRLPPEQMHEQLQSLIELMKLPANQWYAHFGNE from the coding sequence ATGGCCGATATCAATAAAGTTGTACCAGACAATGCGCCAGGAAACTTTTTTGTCGATTCGACCTGCATTAATTGCGACACGTGCAGGCAGTTGGCTCCGGGCTCCTTCGCCGACCAGGGCGAACATTCCTATGTCTTTCAACAGCCTGTCGATTCATCCGATGTGAGAGCTGCCACGCGTGCTCTGCTTTGCTGCCCCACCGGGTCGATCGGAACTTTGGCAAACAACGAAGCCAAAGCTGTGATGGCGGACTTGCCGCTGCTGATCGAAGAGGATGTCTATTATTGCGGGTTCAATTCTCCCAAGTCCTATGGGGGCAACAGCTTCTTTCTGAAGCATCCTGATGGGAATTGGCTGATAGATTCGCCTAAATATTTGCCCCATCTGGTCAAGCAATTTCAGCAATTAGGCGGAATCAAATATCTCTTTCTCACGCATCAAGATGACGTTGCCGAGGCATCTCGCTATGCCACTGAATTTGGTGCGGAACGCATTATTCATCGCAGCGAAATTTCGGCGCAGCCCGCTGCAGAGACTGTCATAGACGGTACTGCTGCAATTGAATTCGCACCGGAATTCACAATTATTCCGGTGCCGGGGCATACCCGAGGTCACATGGTGCTTCTCTATAAATCAAAATTCCTGTTTACTGGTGATCATCTCGCTTACGACGCTGTAAGCTCACAACTCGTCGCATTTAGAAGGCATTGCTGGTATTCGTGGGATGAGCAAATAATTTCAATGACGAGACTGGCTCAGTACCGGTTTGAATGGGTTCTGGCTGGTCACGGCAATCGAGGCAGACTTCCCCCAGAACAGATGCACGAGCAATTGCAGAGTCTGATCGAACTAATGAAACTGCCGGCGAATCAGTGGTACGCCCATTTCGGCAATGAATAG